A window of the Chloroflexus sp. Y-396-1 genome harbors these coding sequences:
- a CDS encoding tripartite tricarboxylate transporter TctB family protein: MNAQTRALLALRLAALAIMGLGGIILIQTPQIRESAGFSVVGPRVFPIIVGIGCLIFGLLFFLRVTAIPDHALIADVTGEEQITDWSTTLSLLGILIVYAAVLWPLGYVIATTLFFPLSSRILGSYQLRRDLLIGFLIGLIVYLTFTRLLGVRLPAGILSGLL; the protein is encoded by the coding sequence ATGAATGCACAGACACGCGCCCTGCTCGCACTCCGACTGGCTGCATTAGCGATCATGGGTCTGGGGGGGATTATTCTCATCCAGACCCCTCAGATCAGGGAAAGTGCGGGTTTCTCAGTCGTCGGGCCACGGGTTTTCCCGATCATTGTTGGAATCGGCTGTCTCATCTTTGGTCTGTTGTTTTTTCTGCGGGTGACTGCAATACCAGATCACGCATTGATCGCCGATGTTACAGGTGAAGAACAGATCACTGATTGGTCAACGACGCTGTCACTCTTGGGGATTCTGATTGTGTATGCAGCAGTTCTGTGGCCACTCGGTTACGTGATAGCAACAACGCTCTTCTTCCCACTGAGCAGTCGGATCCTCGGCAGCTATCAATTGCGTCGTGATTTGCTGATCGGTTTTCTGATTGGACTGATCGTTTATCTCACCTTTACCCGTCTTCTCGGCGTTCGCCTTCCTGCCGGCATTCTGAGTGGCTTGCTGTAG
- a CDS encoding tripartite tricarboxylate transporter permease, whose amino-acid sequence MDVFNYLLNGFLNALTPQYLLLAAVGVTIGTAVGVLPGIGPALTVALLLPLTYNFDPTGALIMFAGIYYGGMYGGSTTSILLNTPGESASVATTFEGFAMAKSGRAGAALATAAIGSFVAGTLSTILLTFIAPLLARVALLFQPADYFALTVLAFVSVTALVGSSVVRGMISLFIGLFFGLIGIDILSGQVRLTFGVVELLDGIDVVVVAVGLFAVGEALYVASQLRHQKEEILAVRSSVWMNREEWRRSWPAWLRGAFIGFPLGALPAGGAEIPTFLSYTVEKHLSRHKDEWGKGAIEGVAGPEAANNAAFSGVLVPLLTLGLPTSATAAILLAAFQIYNLQPGPLLFQKSPDLVWTLIASLYIGNVMLLILNLPLIRIWVKILTIPRPLLYSGILVFGTLGVYSMANSFIDVLLMYGIGVIGFFMRRFRIPVGPAILGLILLPLAEAQFRRALAISQGDISIFVTRPLSLSLLLTALIALLIPYLPVLFNLLTGKQTRTGRLVFGQGEED is encoded by the coding sequence GTGGACGTTTTTAATTATCTGTTAAACGGTTTTCTCAACGCACTCACCCCACAATACCTTCTTCTGGCAGCAGTTGGCGTGACTATCGGCACAGCGGTCGGTGTGTTACCCGGTATTGGGCCGGCACTAACGGTAGCGTTGCTCTTACCGTTAACCTACAACTTTGATCCAACCGGTGCGTTGATAATGTTCGCCGGTATCTACTACGGCGGAATGTACGGTGGATCAACTACATCGATACTCTTAAACACACCGGGTGAATCGGCCTCAGTTGCCACCACCTTTGAAGGCTTTGCGATGGCAAAGTCAGGACGGGCTGGTGCAGCTCTGGCAACAGCGGCTATTGGTTCTTTTGTCGCCGGTACCCTCTCGACAATCCTTCTGACATTTATCGCACCGCTTTTAGCCAGGGTAGCCCTCCTCTTCCAACCGGCAGATTACTTCGCGCTAACCGTTTTGGCCTTCGTGAGCGTCACGGCCCTGGTCGGTTCTTCAGTCGTCAGGGGGATGATCAGCCTCTTCATCGGTCTCTTCTTCGGTCTGATCGGCATTGATATTCTCTCCGGTCAGGTGCGTCTGACCTTCGGCGTTGTTGAACTCCTCGACGGAATCGATGTCGTGGTGGTAGCGGTTGGTCTCTTTGCCGTCGGTGAGGCGCTCTACGTCGCTTCCCAGCTTCGCCACCAAAAAGAGGAGATTCTGGCCGTGCGCTCATCGGTCTGGATGAACCGTGAAGAGTGGCGACGTTCGTGGCCAGCCTGGCTGCGCGGCGCGTTTATCGGCTTTCCACTCGGTGCACTTCCAGCCGGTGGTGCTGAGATTCCTACGTTTCTCAGTTACACGGTTGAGAAACATCTTTCGCGTCATAAAGACGAGTGGGGGAAAGGGGCAATTGAGGGTGTGGCCGGACCTGAAGCGGCAAATAATGCTGCTTTCTCTGGGGTGTTGGTTCCACTCCTCACCCTCGGCTTGCCTACATCAGCAACTGCAGCTATCTTGCTGGCCGCTTTCCAAATCTACAATCTTCAGCCTGGGCCACTCTTGTTTCAAAAATCGCCCGATCTAGTCTGGACCCTGATCGCTAGCCTGTATATCGGCAATGTGATGCTCTTAATTTTGAACCTGCCGCTGATCCGAATTTGGGTCAAGATTCTTACAATTCCGCGACCGCTCCTCTATAGCGGTATTCTGGTCTTCGGAACCCTGGGCGTCTACAGCATGGCCAACAGCTTTATCGATGTTTTACTCATGTACGGTATTGGAGTTATCGGCTTCTTTATGCGCCGATTTCGCATCCCGGTCGGTCCCGCCATTCTGGGATTGATCCTGTTGCCGTTAGCTGAAGCTCAGTTTCGCCGCGCCCTCGCTATCAGCCAGGGTGATATAAGTATCTTCGTTACTCGGCCACTCTCACTCAGCCTGTTACTGACTGCTCTTATTGCTCTGCTTATTCCATATTTGCCGGTATTATTCAATCTGCTTACCGGCAAACAGACTCGTACCGGACGTCTTGTGTTTGGTCAGGGTGAAGAGGATTGA
- the zigA gene encoding zinc metallochaperone GTPase ZigA: MKQAHSRPHPLPVTVLSGFLGSGKTTLLNHVLAHRAGLRVAVIVNDMSEVNVDAHLIRSGEAALSRTEEQLVELTNGCICCTLREDLLVEVARLACEGRFDYLLIESTGIAEPLPIAETFTFPGPDGTSLSDIARLDTMVTVVDAFNFPRDLSSLDELRDRNLAAGEEDDRTVVDLLIDQVEFADVIVLNKTDLVSEYDLARLEALLHKLNPEARIIRSVFGQVPLDQILNTGLFSFERAAQMPGWLKELRGEHTPETEEYGIRSFVFRARRPFHPQRLWELLHEEWPGVLRSKGIFWLATRMEQCGIWSQAGASCRIEPGGWWWAAVAAQPDDPAESAELAAIWDERWGDRRQELVIIGQDFDELALRARFERCLLTDEEMTLGPEGWTTFADPFGRWEIVSVTDDE; this comes from the coding sequence ATGAAACAAGCGCACTCTCGCCCTCACCCACTGCCCGTTACCGTGCTATCGGGGTTTCTTGGTAGTGGCAAGACAACACTCCTCAACCACGTTCTGGCTCATCGGGCCGGTCTGCGGGTTGCTGTCATTGTCAACGATATGAGCGAGGTTAATGTCGACGCTCACCTCATCCGCTCTGGCGAAGCAGCCCTCAGTCGTACCGAAGAGCAATTGGTTGAACTGACCAATGGTTGTATTTGCTGTACCCTCCGTGAAGACTTGCTGGTCGAAGTTGCCCGGCTGGCTTGTGAAGGTCGCTTCGATTACTTGTTGATCGAGTCAACCGGTATCGCCGAACCGCTCCCAATTGCTGAAACCTTTACCTTTCCCGGCCCCGATGGTACCTCGCTGAGCGACATAGCCCGTCTTGATACGATGGTCACTGTTGTTGATGCCTTCAATTTCCCGCGTGATCTATCCTCGCTCGATGAATTGCGCGACCGCAATCTGGCTGCCGGTGAAGAAGACGACCGAACCGTCGTTGATCTGCTGATCGATCAGGTTGAGTTTGCCGATGTGATCGTCCTCAACAAAACCGACCTGGTAAGTGAGTACGATCTGGCGCGTCTGGAAGCGCTCCTGCACAAACTTAACCCAGAAGCGCGCATCATTCGCAGTGTGTTTGGACAAGTGCCGCTTGACCAGATTCTCAATACCGGTCTCTTTAGCTTCGAGCGCGCCGCTCAAATGCCTGGTTGGTTGAAGGAACTGCGCGGTGAGCATACTCCCGAAACCGAAGAATACGGTATTAGAAGCTTTGTCTTTCGGGCACGCCGACCCTTTCATCCGCAGCGCTTGTGGGAGCTTCTGCATGAGGAATGGCCGGGTGTGCTGCGCTCGAAGGGTATCTTTTGGCTGGCCACGCGCATGGAACAGTGTGGTATCTGGTCGCAAGCCGGTGCATCCTGCCGGATCGAACCGGGTGGCTGGTGGTGGGCAGCAGTGGCAGCGCAGCCGGATGATCCCGCTGAATCGGCGGAGCTTGCTGCAATTTGGGATGAACGGTGGGGAGATCGCCGTCAGGAATTGGTGATTATCGGTCAAGATTTTGATGAACTTGCTTTACGAGCACGATTTGAACGATGTTTATTGACCGATGAAGAGATGACCCTCGGCCCAGAAGGGTGGACGACGTTCGCCGATCCGTTTGGTCGATGGGAGATTGTCTCGGTCACGGACGATGAATGA
- a CDS encoding tripartite tricarboxylate transporter substrate binding protein, with translation MRRVLPVVLLIVALLSACGNQAASPGSFEYPTQTINIMAPASPGGGWDSTARAMQAALAATTGQTVQVYNVSGAGGTIGLAQFVNEAKGKPHELMVGGLVMVGAIQTNKAPVNLSQVTPIASLTAEAEAIVVPTDSKYQTFQQLIEDFKANPTAISWGGGSAGGTDHILVGLIAKAVGVSPANVNYIAYSGGGEATAAILSGAVTAGVSGVSEFAEQVAAGKMRLLAVSSEQRIAGVDAPTLKEAGVDVALMNWRAVFGAPDLTAEQRAAVIATIEKMHKSKEWQDALAKNGWSDFFRTGDEFSAFLNNEITRIGGVLRDLGLVQ, from the coding sequence ATGCGTCGTGTTCTTCCCGTCGTACTCCTGATCGTAGCGCTGCTCAGTGCGTGTGGAAATCAGGCTGCCAGTCCTGGTTCATTCGAGTACCCCACCCAAACGATCAACATTATGGCGCCGGCTTCACCCGGTGGCGGTTGGGACAGTACGGCTCGCGCAATGCAGGCGGCGCTCGCAGCTACGACCGGTCAAACGGTACAAGTCTACAATGTCAGCGGTGCGGGAGGTACCATTGGCTTAGCGCAGTTTGTGAACGAAGCAAAAGGAAAGCCTCACGAATTGATGGTTGGTGGTCTGGTGATGGTCGGAGCAATCCAGACCAACAAGGCTCCGGTTAATCTGTCTCAGGTAACACCCATTGCGTCATTGACTGCTGAAGCCGAAGCAATTGTCGTGCCGACCGATTCAAAGTATCAGACATTCCAGCAATTGATCGAAGATTTTAAAGCCAATCCAACGGCTATCTCGTGGGGTGGCGGTTCGGCAGGTGGCACCGATCACATTCTGGTCGGATTGATTGCGAAGGCGGTCGGTGTTTCACCGGCAAACGTCAACTATATTGCCTATTCTGGCGGTGGTGAAGCAACCGCAGCCATTCTTTCTGGGGCGGTGACGGCTGGTGTTTCCGGCGTGTCAGAATTTGCCGAACAAGTTGCCGCCGGTAAGATGCGCTTGCTGGCCGTTTCCAGTGAGCAACGGATTGCAGGTGTCGATGCACCGACCCTCAAAGAAGCGGGTGTTGATGTCGCGTTGATGAACTGGCGTGCTGTCTTCGGCGCACCTGATCTTACGGCCGAACAACGAGCTGCGGTTATCGCCACTATTGAGAAGATGCACAAAAGCAAAGAGTGGCAAGATGCGTTAGCTAAAAATGGTTGGAGTGATTTCTTCCGTACCGGCGACGAGTTCAGTGCCTTTCTAAATAATGAAATTACTCGTATCGGCGGTGTCTTACGTGATCTTGGGTTAGTCCAATGA
- a CDS encoding FAD/NAD(P)-binding protein: MDLDWLIVGGGIHGVHLTLVLRKRCRVPADRLRIIDPHNRLLARWEACTTVCGMRFLRSTLVHHLAPDPYDLLNFAQQTGAGSHHFHGRYQRPSLEIFRAHAQSLIEHYRLHEYTIHGRVCGLQRRNLIWQVETDQGVLSTRNVILALSCTEQLRWPQWAQSLRNAGGTVYHLYEPAFSRDRIEEGQTVAIIGGGISAAHLALTLCSVAQVTLVMRRPIQIAPFDSPPGWMGPKELRRFHAEPDLNRRRALITAARLPGTMPVELAQSLTIAAQQHKLRLLIDEVHTATYADGVITLQLNHHRLTVQTVILATGFTAERPGKPWLDNVIAANNLPVAACGYPVIGPDLQWAPGLFVTGPLAELEIGPVARNIIGARHVGERLVRQYAGR; the protein is encoded by the coding sequence ATGGATCTGGACTGGCTGATCGTTGGCGGCGGTATTCATGGTGTGCATCTCACGCTTGTTTTGCGGAAACGATGCCGCGTTCCAGCCGACCGCCTGCGCATTATCGATCCACACAATCGTCTGCTGGCCCGTTGGGAGGCCTGTACCACGGTGTGCGGCATGCGCTTTTTGCGCTCTACCCTGGTTCACCACCTGGCCCCTGATCCGTATGACCTGCTGAATTTTGCGCAACAGACTGGTGCCGGATCACATCATTTCCATGGGCGCTATCAGCGTCCATCGCTGGAAATTTTTCGGGCGCACGCACAATCATTGATTGAACACTACCGGCTCCATGAGTATACGATTCATGGTCGTGTCTGTGGTTTGCAACGGCGCAACCTGATCTGGCAGGTCGAAACGGATCAAGGTGTGCTATCGACACGTAACGTCATTCTGGCGTTAAGCTGTACAGAGCAATTACGCTGGCCGCAGTGGGCGCAATCGTTGCGGAACGCAGGGGGAACGGTGTATCACCTCTACGAACCGGCATTTTCGCGAGATCGGATCGAAGAGGGCCAGACAGTTGCCATTATCGGCGGTGGCATCAGTGCCGCGCATCTTGCACTTACGCTCTGCTCTGTTGCCCAGGTCACGCTAGTGATGCGACGACCAATCCAGATCGCACCGTTCGATAGCCCACCGGGCTGGATGGGGCCGAAGGAACTCCGTCGCTTTCATGCCGAACCCGATCTGAACCGTCGGCGAGCGCTGATTACTGCTGCTCGTTTACCGGGGACGATGCCGGTTGAACTGGCGCAGAGCCTGACAATCGCTGCCCAACAACACAAACTACGTCTTTTGATCGATGAAGTGCATACTGCCACTTATGCAGACGGTGTTATCACGCTACAACTCAATCATCACCGATTGACGGTGCAAACAGTCATCCTCGCTACCGGTTTTACCGCTGAACGCCCTGGGAAACCCTGGCTCGACAACGTTATCGCTGCCAACAACCTCCCTGTAGCAGCCTGCGGTTACCCTGTGATCGGCCCTGATCTGCAATGGGCGCCAGGATTGTTCGTCACCGGTCCATTGGCAGAACTGGAAATTGGTCCGGTGGCCCGCAATATCATCGGCGCCCGCCATGTCGGAGAGCGCCTTGTACGCCAGTACGCTGGAAGGTAA
- a CDS encoding phosphoenolpyruvate carboxylase: MRPLDQEKADQDFSFLLDCFVKVLHDVGSHDVAKAIPWLGDTKSHTAVSTRELAQAMIIVFQLLNIAEENAAVQQRRIADRDPTIRPESGRWRDAIQKLQFAGVTAEEIAAALPQIHVEPVLTAHPTETKRATVLAHYRELYLLLVRRESQRWSPAEQAEIKADIETLLERLWRTGDVFLSKPGVPAEVRNVLHYLVNVFPDVLPVLDNQLRYAWQGAGFDPALLRDTWPRLRFGSWVGGDRDGHPLVTAEITAQTLREMRLQALRLLRRRLRQAASHLSISDMLVPTPPGLTDQIRRMSSGLGGRGVQAIARNPNEPWRQALNLMRARLPIDDEPAEAASLVDEPDRYRCASELLNDLREFAGHLRAIGAERLAEAEIRPLMQLVDTFGFHLATLDIRQNSQFHDRALAQLLEVAGLPSDELFDPERRRDLLEREVASPRPFAHPNTPLGQEAAAVVECYRVLAAHIARYGTDGLGPLIISMTRDVTDVLVVYLLAREAGLAYATPEGLVCRLPVVPLFETIEDLEHSPKILADILDHPVTRRSLVVQAQGGELVQQVMIGYSDSNKDGGILASYWALYQAQRAMAKVGRDRGVRIRFFHGRGGTISRGAGPTNRFIAMLPSGSLDGDLRLTEQGEVVSQKYANRLTAAYNLELLLAGTTMHTLLQRHHSEEPHPLEPVIGWLAQKARVAYRDLIERDGFITFFRQATPIDVIEQSRIGSRPTRRTGQATLADLRAIPWVFSWNQARFYLPGWYGVGSALSALQQEDPETWEQLRVEQWRWPLLRYLLANVGTSLQTANRDIMHAYAGLVEDAAIRRQFLELIDAEFARTEAALTAIFGMPIEQRRPRVTATLARRQIGLAPLHQRQIELLAQWRAQKAAGDPAAEATLIDLLHLVNAIAAGLRTTG, from the coding sequence ATGCGTCCACTTGATCAGGAAAAGGCCGATCAGGATTTTTCTTTCTTGCTTGATTGCTTTGTCAAGGTGTTGCACGACGTTGGTAGCCATGATGTAGCAAAAGCTATACCCTGGCTTGGTGATACAAAAAGTCATACTGCGGTCTCAACCCGTGAATTAGCCCAAGCGATGATCATCGTTTTTCAGTTGCTCAATATTGCCGAGGAAAATGCGGCTGTGCAGCAGCGTCGCATCGCCGATCGTGATCCAACCATACGGCCTGAATCGGGACGTTGGCGCGACGCGATTCAGAAACTTCAGTTTGCCGGTGTCACTGCGGAAGAGATTGCAGCCGCTTTGCCTCAGATTCATGTTGAGCCGGTGTTAACTGCTCATCCGACCGAAACGAAACGGGCAACGGTGCTTGCGCACTACCGTGAGTTGTATCTATTGCTGGTGCGGCGCGAGAGTCAACGGTGGTCACCGGCCGAGCAGGCCGAAATTAAGGCCGATATTGAGACTCTGCTGGAGCGCTTGTGGCGCACCGGCGATGTTTTTTTAAGTAAACCAGGCGTACCGGCTGAAGTTCGTAACGTCTTGCACTATTTGGTCAACGTCTTTCCTGATGTATTGCCGGTGCTCGATAATCAGTTGCGTTACGCCTGGCAGGGCGCAGGGTTCGATCCTGCGCTCCTGCGCGATACCTGGCCACGGCTCCGCTTTGGCTCTTGGGTTGGCGGGGATCGGGACGGTCACCCGTTAGTAACCGCCGAGATTACCGCTCAAACCTTGCGTGAAATGCGGCTGCAAGCGTTGCGGTTGTTACGTCGGCGGCTACGACAGGCAGCTAGTCACCTCAGCATTTCTGACATGCTCGTGCCCACACCACCCGGCCTTACCGATCAGATTCGGCGTATGTCAAGTGGTCTAGGTGGACGTGGCGTACAGGCAATTGCGCGCAATCCGAATGAGCCGTGGCGTCAGGCGCTTAATCTCATGCGAGCACGATTGCCAATCGATGATGAGCCGGCTGAGGCGGCCAGCCTGGTAGACGAACCAGATCGATACCGCTGCGCAAGTGAGTTGCTCAACGACCTGCGCGAGTTTGCCGGACATCTCCGGGCAATCGGCGCCGAGCGACTGGCTGAAGCTGAGATTCGCCCATTGATGCAACTGGTTGACACCTTTGGTTTTCATCTGGCCACGCTCGACATTCGGCAAAACAGTCAATTTCATGACCGTGCCCTGGCGCAATTGCTGGAAGTCGCCGGTCTGCCATCCGATGAGCTGTTTGATCCAGAGCGCAGGCGAGACCTGCTCGAACGTGAGGTTGCTTCACCACGCCCCTTTGCCCACCCCAATACGCCGCTCGGTCAAGAGGCCGCAGCCGTCGTCGAGTGCTATCGAGTACTGGCTGCACACATTGCCCGTTATGGTACAGATGGATTGGGACCACTCATTATCAGCATGACCCGTGATGTCACCGATGTGCTGGTCGTCTATTTACTTGCCCGGGAGGCTGGTCTGGCGTATGCCACCCCAGAAGGTCTGGTTTGCCGATTGCCGGTGGTACCCCTATTTGAAACCATTGAAGACCTTGAGCATAGCCCAAAGATTCTCGCCGACATCCTTGATCACCCGGTGACCCGCCGTAGTCTGGTCGTACAGGCCCAGGGCGGTGAGTTGGTACAGCAAGTCATGATCGGCTACAGCGATAGCAATAAGGATGGTGGGATTTTAGCCAGCTATTGGGCGTTGTATCAGGCCCAGCGTGCAATGGCCAAGGTAGGACGGGATCGAGGTGTGCGCATCCGCTTTTTCCATGGCCGTGGTGGAACGATCAGTCGTGGTGCAGGTCCAACCAATCGTTTTATTGCGATGTTACCGTCAGGTAGTCTCGACGGTGATTTACGCCTCACCGAGCAAGGCGAGGTTGTTTCACAGAAGTATGCTAATCGACTTACGGCTGCGTACAATTTGGAGCTCCTACTGGCCGGGACGACGATGCACACCTTGCTCCAACGACACCATTCGGAAGAACCACATCCCCTGGAACCGGTTATCGGCTGGCTGGCCCAGAAGGCCAGAGTAGCCTATCGCGACTTGATCGAACGTGATGGCTTTATCACCTTCTTCCGGCAAGCTACACCTATCGATGTGATCGAACAGAGTCGGATTGGGTCACGGCCCACACGACGTACCGGACAAGCGACGCTGGCAGATTTACGAGCGATCCCGTGGGTATTTAGCTGGAATCAGGCACGTTTCTATTTGCCGGGATGGTACGGGGTTGGGAGTGCGTTGAGCGCGTTGCAGCAGGAAGACCCGGAAACGTGGGAACAATTGCGGGTCGAGCAGTGGCGTTGGCCGCTCCTGCGCTATCTGTTGGCAAATGTTGGTACTAGCCTACAGACGGCAAACCGCGACATCATGCATGCCTATGCCGGGCTGGTTGAAGATGCCGCGATACGTCGTCAATTCCTTGAACTGATCGATGCTGAATTTGCACGGACTGAGGCAGCATTGACGGCGATTTTCGGGATGCCTATCGAACAACGACGACCGCGAGTCACGGCGACTCTCGCCCGACGGCAAATCGGGTTGGCGCCGCTCCACCAGCGCCAGATCGAACTCTTGGCGCAATGGCGTGCTCAGAAAGCAGCCGGTGATCCGGCAGCCGAAGCAACCCTCATCGATCTATTGCATCTGGTGAATGCTATTGCTGCCGGTTTACGCACTACCGGTTAG
- the rpmB gene encoding 50S ribosomal protein L28 gives MSRRCDLTGRKPSFGHHVSFSKRRTKRRWLPNVQERRIWVPEEQRFVRLKLSAAALREIERKGLLKALRDRGLTLRDVERRSRS, from the coding sequence ATGTCTCGTCGCTGTGATCTAACCGGTCGTAAACCGTCTTTTGGTCATCATGTATCGTTCTCAAAACGACGTACAAAGCGACGTTGGCTTCCCAATGTTCAAGAACGACGGATTTGGGTTCCTGAAGAACAGCGTTTCGTTCGTTTGAAACTCTCAGCGGCTGCGCTCCGCGAAATTGAGCGTAAGGGTTTGCTTAAGGCATTACGTGATCGGGGTCTCACGCTGCGCGATGTTGAGCGCCGTTCACGCTCCTAG
- a CDS encoding SaoD/DsrE family protein: MKVAYIFATSGHTASYKLGKMILPQLEAGNHGAQVVGMFFFDDNTYLLRAGDPMGERLAKVAAEQGILLMMCDQCALERGLAVGEPGNCRTTGTVAGVQVGCFPDLYAALAGNPPDQVITL, encoded by the coding sequence ATGAAAGTTGCTTATATCTTCGCTACTTCAGGGCATACCGCCAGCTACAAGCTCGGTAAGATGATTCTGCCGCAATTGGAAGCCGGTAATCACGGCGCACAGGTCGTTGGGATGTTTTTCTTCGACGATAATACCTATCTGCTGCGAGCTGGAGACCCGATGGGGGAACGGTTGGCAAAAGTTGCTGCCGAGCAAGGCATTCTCTTGATGATGTGCGATCAATGTGCCCTGGAACGCGGATTGGCCGTCGGTGAGCCGGGCAATTGTCGAACCACCGGTACGGTTGCCGGTGTGCAGGTTGGTTGCTTCCCCGATCTTTACGCGGCACTAGCCGGAAATCCGCCTGATCAGGTGATTACACTCTGA